Proteins encoded in a region of the Thermocaproicibacter melissae genome:
- a CDS encoding MFS transporter gives MEKKAKEKLWNGKFIFLIVISCITGFGFNMVYTMVVDYSVTHLSATLSVAGLISGIYSIAALMMRPFAGAASDFYNKKKICIISTGVIASTALGYAFAPNIPCMFAVRILHGAAFGVSSTVNIALVSFCIPHDRMAEGLGYYGLGQILASAVGPGMGAAIQEKYGYETLFLIIFALTAVATIGLCFFRYQEPAKEKKPDSFAAMLSPKRIIATDVLMYAVIGSLFSFSNGVVNAFLKTFCESRNIPNYAVFFTVSAIVLFGMRLSIGKIADKKGITGIVNFSLIASFAAMVLLGKSTSLAMLLVAAALKAAGQGGGQVSLQAECIKKAGPERSGVAAGTFYIGADIGQGIGPAISGVIAASFGCEAAFFFTGVLLLAGCVLFNYYQKKQKDIAVENIEASPLSPEGGDTDA, from the coding sequence ATGGAAAAGAAAGCAAAAGAAAAACTGTGGAATGGAAAGTTCATTTTTCTCATCGTCATCAGCTGCATTACGGGATTCGGCTTCAATATGGTGTACACCATGGTGGTGGACTACTCTGTCACACACTTGAGCGCAACCCTTTCCGTTGCAGGCCTGATTTCGGGAATTTATTCCATTGCCGCATTAATGATGCGCCCATTTGCGGGTGCTGCCTCAGACTTCTACAATAAGAAAAAAATCTGTATTATTTCAACGGGTGTCATAGCATCGACTGCCCTTGGGTATGCTTTTGCGCCGAATATTCCCTGCATGTTTGCGGTGCGCATCCTCCACGGTGCAGCGTTCGGCGTCAGCAGTACGGTAAACATTGCACTCGTTTCCTTCTGTATTCCGCATGACAGAATGGCGGAAGGCCTCGGTTATTACGGCCTGGGACAGATTCTGGCGTCGGCTGTCGGCCCGGGCATGGGAGCGGCAATTCAGGAGAAGTACGGCTACGAGACTCTGTTTCTGATTATTTTTGCGCTTACGGCTGTCGCAACCATCGGACTCTGCTTTTTCCGATATCAGGAGCCTGCAAAGGAGAAGAAACCGGACTCCTTTGCTGCCATGCTTTCGCCGAAAAGGATTATCGCAACCGATGTGCTGATGTACGCCGTCATCGGGAGCTTGTTCTCGTTCTCAAACGGCGTTGTGAATGCATTTCTGAAAACGTTCTGCGAAAGCCGCAATATTCCGAATTATGCCGTGTTTTTCACCGTTTCGGCAATTGTGCTGTTTGGAATGCGCCTTTCCATTGGGAAAATCGCAGATAAAAAAGGCATTACCGGCATAGTTAACTTTTCCCTCATCGCCTCGTTTGCGGCCATGGTGCTTCTCGGCAAAAGCACTTCCCTCGCCATGCTCTTGGTTGCTGCGGCACTTAAGGCGGCAGGTCAGGGCGGCGGGCAGGTTTCGCTTCAGGCTGAGTGCATCAAAAAGGCCGGACCTGAGCGCAGCGGCGTTGCCGCGGGTACCTTCTACATCGGCGCAGATATCGGTCAAGGCATCGGCCCGGCAATCAGCGGCGTGATTGCCGCTTCATTCGGCTGCGAAGCTGCTTTCTTCTTCACCGGTGTGCTGCTCCTTGCAGGGTGTGTGTTGTTTAATTACTACCAGAAAAAGCAGAAAGATATCGCAGTGGAAAACATAGAAGCTTCACCTTTAAGTCCAGAGGGAGGAGATACTGATGCTTAG
- a CDS encoding carboxylesterase/lipase family protein yields MLRETNTENGRVRGIPAADPRITAFKGIPFAAPPVGDLRWRAPQPVKNWEGVLLADHFGPISMQSTPGLGDPNALYNKEWHVDPEIPMDEDCLYLNVWTPAKTGNEKLPVMVWIFGGGMVGGYTAEMEFDGERIARRGVVFVSVNYRVNGFGFLAHPELTAESPNHASGNYGLLDQRAGIQWVKRNIANFGGDPENITIFGQSAGGRSVVCHLSSPLNRGLFRRAIVQSGGGISPTYRRGGYAPLHEAEKVGVKFLEFLGVQSIAEARRIDARTVCEKSMEFMNKFGYWWGPTVDGWYLPEDPAVAYRNGHEIDVPILVNNTTNELVIQPHFNSLEEFEAYAQKRYGKDAAEYRRICDPQNTGDIATMRKNGTYNLSELANKTWAEMRAKDGKAVTYVSRFGPEIPGDDAGAFHSSELWFTFETLAKCWRPFKGKHYDLARMMCNYWTNFAKTGDPNGLDADGTPMPEWKPYTLENPNSMFFGDVPQMEQGGPSPILKFLMKREEEKIKSM; encoded by the coding sequence ATGCTTAGAGAAACAAATACGGAAAACGGAAGGGTGCGGGGTATTCCTGCAGCCGACCCGAGAATAACAGCTTTCAAAGGCATCCCGTTCGCAGCGCCGCCGGTGGGCGATTTGCGCTGGCGCGCTCCACAGCCGGTGAAGAACTGGGAGGGTGTGCTTCTGGCCGACCATTTCGGCCCGATTTCCATGCAGAGTACTCCCGGCCTCGGTGATCCGAATGCTCTTTACAACAAGGAATGGCATGTAGACCCCGAAATTCCGATGGATGAAGACTGCCTCTACCTGAATGTGTGGACGCCCGCCAAAACAGGAAATGAAAAGCTCCCGGTTATGGTTTGGATTTTCGGCGGCGGCATGGTAGGCGGCTACACTGCGGAAATGGAGTTTGACGGTGAGCGCATTGCGCGGCGCGGCGTGGTGTTTGTCAGCGTCAACTACCGCGTGAACGGCTTCGGCTTTTTGGCTCACCCTGAACTGACCGCAGAAAGCCCGAACCACGCAAGCGGCAATTACGGCCTTCTCGACCAGCGTGCGGGAATTCAGTGGGTGAAACGCAACATTGCGAATTTCGGCGGTGACCCTGAAAACATCACGATTTTTGGACAGTCGGCCGGCGGCCGCAGCGTCGTCTGCCATCTTTCGTCTCCGCTGAACCGCGGCCTGTTCCGGCGTGCCATTGTCCAGAGCGGCGGCGGCATCTCTCCGACCTACCGCCGCGGCGGTTATGCTCCGCTCCATGAAGCGGAAAAAGTGGGCGTAAAGTTCCTTGAATTTCTCGGCGTTCAATCCATTGCCGAAGCGCGCAGGATTGATGCCCGCACCGTTTGTGAAAAATCAATGGAATTCATGAACAAGTTCGGCTACTGGTGGGGACCGACCGTCGACGGATGGTACCTCCCCGAGGATCCCGCAGTTGCTTATCGGAACGGGCATGAAATTGATGTTCCCATTCTTGTCAACAACACAACGAATGAACTGGTTATTCAACCGCATTTCAACTCTTTGGAAGAATTCGAGGCTTATGCCCAAAAGCGCTACGGCAAAGATGCCGCGGAATACCGCAGAATCTGTGACCCGCAGAATACCGGCGACATCGCAACCATGAGGAAAAACGGAACGTACAACCTCAGTGAATTGGCCAACAAAACATGGGCCGAGATGCGTGCCAAGGATGGCAAAGCAGTTACATATGTCAGCCGGTTTGGGCCTGAAATACCGGGAGACGACGCGGGTGCGTTCCATTCTTCCGAGCTGTGGTTTACCTTTGAAACGCTGGCAAAATGCTGGCGCCCGTTCAAGGGAAAACACTATGACCTTGCCCGCATGATGTGCAACTACTGGACCAACTTTGCAAAAACCGGCGACCCGAACGGCCTTGACGCCGACGGAACGCCGATGCCTGAATGGAAGCCATACACGCTTGAAAACCCGAATTCCATGTTTTTCGGCGATGTCCCGCAAATGGAGCAGGGCGGCCCATCTCCGATTCTAAAATTCCTCATGAAACGGGAAGAAGAAAAAATCAAATCCATGTAA
- a CDS encoding aminotransferase class V-fold PLP-dependent enzyme, whose amino-acid sequence MNGHRLVYLDNAATSQRPLPVLHAVEEFYRTQNANPHRGLYGLSVEATQRYEDARHTVAEFIGAEKDCEVIFTRNASESLNLVAYSYGLTFVKEGDEIILPVSEHHSNLVPWQMVARAKGAKLVYLYPDETGKLSDEDIEEKITSKTKIVALAHVSNVLGTVYPVKKIAEKAHSVGAVVVLDCAQSIPHMPVNVQKLGADFMAFSGHKMMAPMGIGVLYGREEILNNMPPFLSGGEMIEYVHEQDATFAPLPQKFEAGTQNVGGAVGLEAAIKYLQSVGYERIQKTEQELLNYALDGMAKIPHLTVHGGTDNRKNRCGVISFNVDDVHPHDVASILDMNGVAIRAGHHCAQPLMEYLKVNATCRASLYFYNTKEDIDIFLDSLKKVRGWLGLGA is encoded by the coding sequence ATGAACGGCCATCGCCTCGTTTATCTCGATAATGCCGCAACCAGTCAGCGGCCGCTTCCGGTCCTGCATGCGGTCGAAGAGTTTTACCGCACGCAGAACGCCAACCCGCACCGCGGCCTCTACGGCCTAAGCGTCGAGGCGACCCAGCGGTATGAAGACGCGCGCCATACGGTGGCGGAGTTTATCGGCGCAGAGAAAGACTGCGAAGTCATCTTTACCCGAAACGCGAGCGAGTCGCTGAACCTTGTCGCTTACAGCTACGGCTTGACGTTCGTAAAGGAAGGCGACGAAATCATCCTTCCCGTCAGCGAACATCACAGCAACCTTGTGCCTTGGCAGATGGTTGCGCGGGCAAAGGGTGCGAAGCTCGTTTATCTCTACCCAGACGAAACCGGAAAACTTTCCGACGAGGATATTGAGGAGAAAATCACTTCCAAAACAAAAATCGTTGCCCTTGCGCATGTCTCGAATGTGCTCGGCACGGTTTACCCCGTAAAGAAAATCGCCGAGAAAGCACATTCCGTCGGTGCCGTGGTCGTTTTGGACTGCGCGCAGAGCATTCCGCACATGCCGGTCAACGTGCAGAAACTCGGAGCGGATTTCATGGCGTTCTCCGGCCATAAAATGATGGCGCCAATGGGTATCGGCGTCCTTTACGGCAGAGAAGAAATTCTGAACAACATGCCTCCGTTCTTGAGCGGCGGCGAAATGATTGAATATGTGCATGAGCAGGATGCAACTTTTGCACCCCTGCCGCAGAAGTTTGAAGCCGGCACGCAGAATGTCGGCGGCGCAGTCGGGCTGGAAGCTGCTATCAAGTACCTTCAGTCCGTCGGATATGAGCGGATTCAAAAGACCGAGCAGGAGCTTTTGAACTACGCGCTCGACGGAATGGCGAAAATTCCGCACCTCACGGTTCACGGCGGAACGGACAACCGCAAAAACCGCTGCGGGGTGATTTCGTTTAATGTGGACGACGTTCATCCGCACGATGTTGCGAGCATTCTCGATATGAACGGCGTTGCAATCCGCGCCGGCCACCATTGCGCGCAGCCTTTGATGGAATATCTGAAAGTGAACGCAACGTGCCGCGCAAGCCTGTATTTTTACAACACAAAAGAGGATATTGACATTTTCCTCGATAGTCTTAAGAAAGTCAGGGGGTGGCTTGGCCTTGGAGCTTAA
- a CDS encoding alpha/beta hydrolase, protein MGLVNYSFYSRVLLEQVNIAVLLPTYNLAHPEKSLDEVYRKGQKFRTLYVLHGGSDDCTTYIRNTDIERYADEGQFAVVFPEVKLSFYCDMAYGEKFFTYLSKELPLVVQSVFPLSEKREDHFVVGNSMGSHGAFKWALRCPEFFNAAGGMSGVSGVEELGFFRPMGSTNNPVFNAFGSVEEYRESENDMKFLAKKLVKSGRPIPRLFSCCGTEDQLTYEGSKDFAEYAKQIGLPLIWEEGPGKHDWDFWNPWLKRIIDWMGIGVAE, encoded by the coding sequence ATGGGACTTGTCAATTATTCCTTTTATTCACGCGTTCTGCTGGAGCAGGTTAATATTGCAGTCCTTTTGCCGACTTACAATCTGGCGCATCCGGAGAAGTCACTCGACGAAGTGTACCGCAAAGGGCAGAAATTCCGCACGCTTTATGTGCTGCACGGCGGTTCCGATGACTGTACCACCTATATCCGGAATACCGACATCGAGCGTTATGCCGACGAAGGACAGTTTGCCGTTGTATTCCCTGAGGTCAAACTGAGTTTTTACTGTGATATGGCATACGGCGAAAAGTTTTTCACCTATCTTTCTAAGGAACTTCCGCTTGTCGTACAGTCTGTGTTTCCGCTTTCCGAGAAAAGGGAAGACCATTTTGTGGTTGGCAATTCCATGGGTTCTCACGGAGCATTCAAATGGGCGTTGCGCTGCCCCGAGTTTTTCAACGCCGCAGGCGGGATGTCTGGGGTGAGCGGCGTGGAGGAGCTTGGCTTCTTCCGCCCGATGGGGTCCACAAACAACCCTGTTTTCAATGCATTCGGTTCGGTCGAGGAATATCGTGAAAGTGAGAATGACATGAAATTTCTTGCGAAAAAATTGGTGAAGTCCGGCCGGCCGATTCCGCGCCTGTTCAGTTGCTGCGGCACAGAAGATCAGCTGACCTACGAAGGTTCCAAGGACTTCGCAGAGTATGCAAAGCAGATTGGTTTGCCGTTAATTTGGGAAGAGGGCCCCGGGAAACACGACTGGGATTTCTGGAATCCGTGGCTGAAAAGAATTATTGACTGGATGGGAATTGGGGTGGCAGAGTAA
- the sufU gene encoding Fe-S cluster assembly sulfur transfer protein SufU — protein MELNQIYTEILTEHNKSNRNKHHIENPTVTLKGVNPSCGDEITLELREKDGVIEDAGFTGIGCAISQASASIMIDLIKGKTTEEALKLAKTFFGMIKNEITDERELEVLDEAIALRDISHMPARVKCAVLGWHTLENAITGEKES, from the coding sequence TTGGAGCTTAACCAGATTTATACGGAAATCCTTACCGAGCACAACAAATCGAACCGCAACAAGCACCACATTGAAAATCCGACAGTCACGCTGAAGGGTGTCAACCCGAGCTGCGGCGACGAGATAACGCTCGAGCTTCGCGAGAAGGACGGCGTCATTGAAGACGCCGGTTTTACCGGAATCGGCTGCGCGATTTCGCAGGCTTCGGCTTCCATTATGATTGACCTCATCAAAGGCAAGACGACGGAAGAAGCGCTGAAGCTTGCAAAGACGTTTTTCGGCATGATTAAAAATGAGATTACCGACGAGCGCGAGCTTGAAGTTCTTGACGAAGCCATTGCCCTGCGGGATATTTCGCACATGCCCGCACGCGTGAAATGCGCTGTGCTGGGGTGGCATACACTCGAGAATGCTATAACGGGGGAGAAAGAGTCATGA
- a CDS encoding SufB/SufD family protein: protein MIMDLALKQINTLPTPTWNRLGINYRNLETKDLSFAPYSGEPLSALPDGVSVSVLPFPKPELETGMGESAEDFVRSNQTYGLSLRVAAGVKASEPVKLDFCLNGENPTLADAVDITAEENSELTVVMSYRSEGDFAQFHGGLTRLYAAKGAVIHLVQVQLLGESCTHFDNVGAFAEEGGKIDVIQAEVGGKTALSGVKTRLDGEKSSLVMDTIYFGDGSRSIDMNYVAEHYGRKTNSEIHVTGALLHESEKTFRGTIDFKRGSKRAVGHESEYNLLFSPKVRNKTAPLILCAEEDVDGRHGASTGKIGENTLFYLMSRGLSELEAKKLLIEAQFRPVTDRIPDESLRTAVMEYVQGRLSGLESMG from the coding sequence ATGATTATGGACCTTGCTTTGAAACAAATCAACACCCTGCCGACCCCAACATGGAACCGGCTGGGTATCAATTATCGGAATCTTGAAACAAAAGACCTCAGTTTTGCGCCATATTCCGGAGAACCGCTTTCCGCACTTCCGGACGGCGTGAGCGTTTCCGTTCTGCCGTTCCCGAAGCCGGAGCTGGAAACGGGCATGGGGGAAAGCGCGGAGGATTTCGTGCGTTCCAACCAAACCTACGGTCTTTCGCTGCGCGTCGCGGCGGGAGTGAAAGCCTCGGAACCCGTAAAACTGGACTTTTGCCTGAACGGGGAAAACCCGACTCTTGCCGATGCCGTTGACATTACGGCGGAGGAAAACAGTGAACTGACCGTTGTGATGAGCTACCGCTCCGAGGGAGATTTCGCGCAATTTCACGGTGGCCTCACGAGGCTTTACGCGGCGAAGGGCGCTGTGATTCACCTCGTGCAGGTGCAGCTTCTCGGCGAATCCTGCACGCATTTTGACAATGTTGGTGCCTTCGCGGAAGAAGGCGGAAAAATCGACGTCATTCAGGCTGAGGTAGGAGGCAAAACAGCGCTTTCCGGCGTGAAAACGCGGCTGGATGGCGAAAAAAGCAGCCTTGTCATGGATACGATTTATTTCGGCGACGGAAGCCGTTCCATTGACATGAACTACGTTGCGGAGCATTATGGGCGCAAAACCAATAGTGAAATCCATGTAACGGGCGCCCTGCTCCACGAAAGCGAAAAGACGTTCCGCGGAACGATTGATTTTAAGCGCGGCTCAAAACGGGCCGTTGGACATGAGAGTGAATACAACCTGCTGTTCAGCCCGAAGGTGCGCAACAAAACCGCTCCGCTGATTTTGTGCGCGGAGGAAGATGTGGACGGGCGGCATGGCGCTTCCACCGGAAAAATCGGTGAAAATACGCTGTTCTACCTTATGTCGCGCGGCCTGAGCGAGCTTGAGGCAAAGAAGCTGTTGATTGAAGCGCAGTTCCGCCCGGTTACCGACAGAATCCCGGACGAATCGCTTCGGACGGCAGTGATGGAGTATGTGCAAGGGAGGCTGAGCGGTCTTGAATCCATGGGTTAA
- a CDS encoding alpha/beta hydrolase, producing MKIVSFRPNPESNAQVIGYLHDPIPDEMPQGVDRPCVVVYPGGAYQFLSQREADPPAMALFARGYQVFILYYSIRDNASDLRPLIDGSLTLMKIRENSAEWHVIPDKIAVMGFSAGGHAAASLGTLWDAPELKARIDTKGGKNRPDAMILCYAVLTCGEKTEHDTAHNVCGQDMSPEMVELFSLEKHVTPNTPPAFLWHTIEDELVPVENAMMFAEALQKNHVPFECHLFQKGRHGLSMCNAEVGSENPHAAHWFDLAAEWLDDLFQIFR from the coding sequence ATGAAAATCGTTTCGTTTCGTCCAAATCCAGAAAGTAACGCCCAAGTGATCGGTTATCTGCACGATCCGATTCCCGATGAAATGCCGCAGGGCGTTGACCGCCCGTGTGTAGTCGTTTACCCGGGCGGAGCTTATCAGTTTCTGTCGCAGCGGGAGGCCGATCCGCCCGCAATGGCTTTGTTTGCGCGCGGCTATCAGGTGTTTATCCTGTACTATTCCATCCGCGACAATGCCAGTGACCTTCGCCCGCTCATCGACGGCTCTCTGACTTTGATGAAGATTCGCGAGAACAGCGCGGAATGGCATGTGATTCCGGACAAAATCGCGGTTATGGGCTTCTCGGCAGGCGGACATGCTGCTGCCAGCCTCGGAACCCTGTGGGATGCACCGGAACTCAAGGCGAGAATTGACACGAAGGGCGGCAAGAACCGTCCGGACGCGATGATTCTTTGCTACGCCGTGTTGACCTGCGGCGAAAAGACCGAGCATGATACGGCTCACAATGTCTGCGGGCAGGACATGAGCCCTGAAATGGTGGAACTCTTCTCACTGGAAAAACACGTTACGCCCAACACACCGCCGGCCTTCCTCTGGCACACGATTGAAGATGAACTCGTGCCGGTCGAAAACGCAATGATGTTTGCGGAAGCCCTCCAGAAGAATCACGTTCCGTTTGAGTGTCACCTCTTCCAGAAGGGCAGACACGGATTGTCGATGTGCAATGCGGAAGTAGGCAGTGAAAATCCGCACGCAGCGCATTGGTTTGACCTCGCGGCCGAATGGCTGGACGATTTGTTCCAAATTTTCCGCTGA
- the sufB gene encoding Fe-S cluster assembly protein SufB, whose amino-acid sequence MERKKAAVQDIDRTIYDIKDKVNAAYQVEGGLTPEIVSEISDQKNDPDWMREFRQKSLKIYNSMENPNWGPSLEGLNMDNIVTYIRPNTPMRGNWAQVPEDIKNTFERLGIPQAEQKSLAGVGAQYDSEVVYHNVREEVKRQGVVYTDMESAIHDPTYGPMVREHFMKLVPPTDHKFVALHGAVWSGGSFVYVPPHVKVEIPLQSYFRLNAPGAGQFEHTLIILGEGADLHFIEGCSAPKYNVANLHAGCVELYVAKNARLRYSTIENWSKNMYNLNTKRALVEEGGTIEWVSGSFGSHVSYLYPMSILKGENSRMEFTGITFAGKGQNLDTGAKVVHAAPHTYSNINTKSISKDGGVCTYRSSVEVLPQAYGCRSAVNCESLMLDDISRSDTIPVMDIRNDDVEIGHEAKIGRISDEAIFYLMSRGISEEDAKAMIVTGFAEPIAKELPVEYAVEMNNLIKLEMEGAIG is encoded by the coding sequence ATGGAAAGAAAAAAGGCAGCGGTCCAAGATATTGACCGCACCATTTATGATATTAAAGATAAAGTCAATGCAGCTTATCAGGTGGAAGGCGGCCTGACGCCGGAAATCGTTTCCGAAATTTCAGACCAGAAAAACGATCCCGACTGGATGCGCGAATTCCGCCAGAAGTCGCTGAAGATTTACAACAGCATGGAAAATCCGAATTGGGGCCCTTCGCTGGAAGGCCTCAATATGGATAATATCGTTACGTACATCCGCCCCAACACGCCGATGCGCGGAAATTGGGCGCAGGTGCCGGAAGACATCAAGAACACGTTTGAACGCCTCGGTATTCCGCAGGCGGAACAAAAGTCGCTCGCAGGCGTCGGCGCGCAATATGACTCGGAAGTCGTGTACCACAACGTCCGCGAGGAGGTCAAGCGTCAGGGCGTCGTTTACACCGACATGGAATCTGCCATCCACGACCCGACGTACGGGCCGATGGTGCGCGAGCATTTCATGAAGCTTGTACCGCCGACCGACCACAAGTTTGTTGCGCTGCACGGCGCCGTTTGGTCCGGCGGTTCGTTCGTGTATGTCCCGCCGCATGTGAAGGTGGAAATTCCGCTGCAATCCTACTTCCGCCTCAACGCGCCGGGAGCGGGGCAGTTCGAGCACACGCTGATTATTCTCGGCGAAGGCGCAGACCTTCACTTCATCGAAGGATGCTCCGCACCGAAATACAACGTTGCGAACCTTCACGCCGGCTGCGTGGAGCTTTATGTTGCAAAGAACGCGCGCCTGCGCTATTCTACCATCGAGAACTGGTCCAAGAATATGTATAACCTCAACACAAAGCGCGCGCTAGTGGAAGAGGGCGGAACCATAGAATGGGTTTCCGGTTCGTTCGGTTCCCATGTTTCCTATCTGTACCCCATGAGCATCCTGAAGGGGGAAAACTCCCGCATGGAGTTTACCGGCATCACGTTTGCCGGAAAGGGACAAAACCTCGACACCGGTGCTAAGGTTGTGCATGCCGCTCCGCATACCTATTCCAACATCAACACAAAGTCCATTTCCAAAGACGGCGGCGTCTGCACATACCGCAGCTCCGTTGAGGTGCTGCCGCAGGCATACGGCTGCCGTTCCGCCGTCAACTGCGAATCCCTCATGCTCGACGACATATCGCGTTCCGACACGATTCCGGTCATGGATATCCGCAATGACGACGTTGAAATCGGTCATGAAGCAAAAATCGGCCGCATCAGCGACGAAGCGATTTTTTACTTAATGAGCCGCGGTATTTCCGAGGAAGACGCGAAGGCGATGATTGTTACCGGTTTTGCGGAGCCTATCGCCAAGGAGCTTCCGGTGGAATATGCGGTGGAAATGAACAACCTCATCAAGCTGGAAATGGAGGGTGCCATCGGCTGA
- a CDS encoding carboxylesterase/lipase family protein: MLRKVTVETGVVEGIPAADPRITVFKGIPFAAPPVGELRWRAPQPAKPWVGVLKADHFGPIAMQEVPGKDPNAFYSKEWHVDPDIPMSEDCLQLNVWTPAKTGDEKLPVMVWIYGGGLQCGYPAEMEFDGERIARRGVVFVSVNYRVNVFGFFAHPELTKECGDECCTNFGLLDQLAGIKWVKRNIAAFGGDPNNITIGGQSAGGGSTTAHICSEMSAGYFQRAIIQSGGGFAKGFNQGYATLEEAEQIGCEFLKFLGVSSIEEARKIDAKTLFQKSVEFPAPRKDTHAFEMKWNIVIDGKFLKEDPVQTILHNRRSQVDILMGNTLAEFLATPQVKTVQEFKQYAEENYEEDAETFLKLCGYPNADLETMRQKATINNFEIGNLIWARLNYELGCKPIYFYRFNPEIPGDDAGSFHSSDLWFTFETLAKCWRPFKGKHYDLARMMCNYWTNFMKTGNPNGLDADGTPMPEWKPFTKDNERAMYFGDTPHMDTEGYSDVETLTFEHLYKKWKASI; encoded by the coding sequence TTGTTAAGAAAAGTTACGGTAGAAACAGGCGTTGTAGAAGGTATTCCGGCGGCGGACCCGAGAATAACGGTTTTTAAGGGGATTCCCTTTGCGGCTCCGCCTGTTGGAGAACTGCGCTGGCGCGCTCCGCAGCCCGCCAAACCCTGGGTTGGCGTCTTGAAAGCAGACCATTTCGGCCCTATCGCTATGCAGGAGGTTCCCGGCAAAGACCCAAATGCTTTCTACTCCAAAGAATGGCACGTTGACCCCGATATTCCCATGAGCGAAGACTGCCTGCAGTTAAATGTCTGGACACCGGCAAAAACAGGCGATGAGAAGCTCCCTGTTATGGTGTGGATATATGGAGGCGGGTTACAGTGCGGCTACCCGGCTGAAATGGAGTTCGACGGAGAAAGAATCGCGCGCCGCGGTGTTGTATTTGTCAGCGTAAATTACCGCGTGAATGTTTTCGGGTTCTTTGCTCACCCGGAACTCACGAAAGAATGTGGTGACGAGTGCTGCACCAATTTCGGTCTACTCGACCAGCTTGCAGGAATCAAATGGGTAAAGCGCAATATTGCGGCATTTGGCGGTGACCCGAATAATATCACCATCGGCGGTCAGTCTGCCGGAGGCGGAAGTACAACCGCTCATATCTGCTCGGAGATGTCTGCCGGCTACTTCCAGAGGGCAATCATCCAAAGCGGCGGCGGATTTGCTAAGGGATTCAATCAGGGATACGCGACCCTCGAAGAGGCCGAACAAATTGGCTGCGAATTTTTGAAATTTCTCGGTGTCTCCAGCATCGAAGAAGCACGCAAAATTGACGCCAAAACTCTGTTCCAGAAATCGGTCGAGTTCCCTGCGCCGAGGAAAGACACTCATGCCTTTGAAATGAAATGGAACATAGTAATTGACGGCAAATTCTTGAAAGAAGACCCGGTTCAGACTATCCTGCACAACAGAAGGAGCCAAGTAGATATTCTGATGGGCAATACCCTTGCGGAATTCCTTGCTACACCGCAGGTAAAAACCGTTCAAGAGTTCAAACAGTATGCGGAAGAGAATTACGAAGAAGATGCGGAAACATTCTTGAAACTCTGCGGATACCCGAATGCCGATTTGGAAACGATGCGCCAAAAAGCGACCATAAACAATTTTGAAATCGGCAACCTCATTTGGGCACGGCTGAATTATGAACTCGGCTGCAAACCGATTTACTTCTATCGGTTCAACCCGGAAATTCCGGGTGACGACGCCGGTTCCTTCCATTCTTCTGATCTTTGGTTCACCTTTGAAACCCTGGCAAAATGCTGGCGTCCATTCAAGGGAAAACACTACGACCTTGCCCGCATGATGTGCAACTACTGGACCAACTTTATGAAAACCGGCAACCCGAACGGTCTTGACGCCGACGGAACGCCGATGCCCGAATGGAAACCCTTCACGAAAGACAATGAACGTGCCATGTATTTCGGCGATACGCCGCACATGGATACGGAAGGCTACAGTGATGTGGAAACGCTGACCTTTGAGCATCTTTACAAGAAGTGGAAAGCTTCCATATAA